One Streptomyces sp. R28 DNA window includes the following coding sequences:
- a CDS encoding Trm112 family protein has product MKPDNPLLRILVCPLDKGPLILDEPGSALYNPRLRRRYPVIDGIPQLLPDSGEPGSALYNPRLRRRYPVIDGIPQLLPDSGEPASDEQLAALSTLPAAH; this is encoded by the coding sequence ATGAAGCCCGACAACCCGCTGCTGAGGATCCTTGTCTGTCCACTCGACAAGGGCCCGCTGATCCTGGACGAACCGGGTTCCGCGCTCTACAACCCCCGCCTGCGTCGCCGCTATCCAGTGATCGACGGCATCCCCCAACTGCTGCCCGACTCGGGGGAACCGGGTTCCGCGCTCTACAACCCCCGCCTGCGTCGCCGCTATCCAGTGATCGACGGCATCCCCCAACTGCTGCCCGACTCGGGGGAACCGGCCTCGGACGAACAACTGGCAGCACTCAGTACCCTGCCAGCAGCGCACTGA
- a CDS encoding ABC transporter substrate-binding protein, producing MTRTSRSFRTTATTAFAAVAALGLLATACGGDADSTDTAAAGKPVTLTYWTWTLGAKSTAEAFNRTHKDIKVEFTEIPSGTEGYSKLANAVKAGNAPDVATIEYQMVPEFASQGNLIDLSEYAGETVKTKFPQSIQDLVTFGGKTWSVPYDAAPQLYYYRTDLFKKYGIEVPRTWDEFRTAAEQVKKQDKNVRLASMPKSDPALLAALSWQAGGKWFSTEGDAWKPAVDDTASNKVAAYWDGLIKDDLVQSFTAYSPEETKARTSGKTLSFLGASWSAGGMNTAMPDQKGKWAAAPMPHWGTAASGNYGGTSYGVLKGSEHAEAAAEFITWLTTDKAGVEARLADLDSPSSALPANPEMREVAAAEFDTAYLGGQNLYALASEQVDTIVSGWTWGPNQMDVYTAIQDETAKSGFTQGIEAGQRKAESGITERGLKLAE from the coding sequence ATGACACGCACTTCACGTTCGTTCCGCACGACCGCCACGACCGCCTTCGCCGCCGTGGCCGCGCTCGGTCTGCTCGCCACGGCCTGCGGGGGCGACGCCGACTCGACCGACACCGCCGCGGCGGGCAAGCCGGTCACGCTCACCTACTGGACCTGGACACTCGGGGCCAAGTCGACCGCGGAGGCGTTCAACAGGACGCACAAGGACATCAAGGTCGAGTTCACCGAGATACCGAGCGGCACCGAGGGCTACAGCAAGCTCGCCAACGCGGTGAAGGCGGGCAACGCCCCCGATGTGGCCACGATCGAGTACCAGATGGTCCCCGAGTTCGCGAGCCAGGGCAATCTGATCGACTTGAGCGAGTACGCCGGTGAAACGGTCAAGACGAAGTTCCCGCAATCGATCCAGGATCTCGTGACCTTCGGCGGCAAGACCTGGAGCGTGCCGTACGACGCCGCGCCGCAGCTGTACTACTACCGCACCGACCTGTTCAAGAAGTACGGCATCGAAGTCCCCCGGACCTGGGACGAGTTCAGGACGGCCGCCGAGCAGGTCAAGAAGCAGGACAAGAACGTCCGGCTCGCCTCCATGCCCAAGAGCGACCCGGCCCTGCTCGCCGCACTGTCCTGGCAGGCCGGCGGTAAGTGGTTCTCCACCGAGGGCGACGCCTGGAAGCCCGCCGTCGACGACACCGCGAGCAACAAGGTCGCCGCCTACTGGGACGGCCTGATCAAGGACGACCTCGTGCAGTCCTTCACCGCCTACAGCCCCGAGGAGACCAAGGCCCGCACCTCCGGCAAGACCCTCTCCTTCCTGGGCGCCTCCTGGTCCGCCGGCGGTATGAATACCGCCATGCCCGACCAGAAGGGCAAGTGGGCCGCCGCGCCCATGCCGCACTGGGGCACGGCCGCCAGCGGCAACTACGGCGGCACCTCCTACGGTGTCCTCAAGGGCAGCGAACACGCCGAGGCCGCCGCCGAGTTCATCACCTGGCTCACCACGGACAAGGCCGGTGTCGAGGCCCGGCTCGCCGACCTCGACTCACCCAGCAGCGCCCTGCCCGCCAACCCCGAGATGCGCGAAGTGGCCGCCGCCGAGTTCGACACCGCCTACCTGGGCGGCCAGAACCTCTACGCCCTCGCCTCCGAACAGGTCGACACCATCGTCTCCGGCTGGACCTGGGGCCCGAACCAGATGGACGTCTACACGGCCATCCAGGACGAGACCGCCAAGTCGGGCTTCACCCAGGGCATCGAAGCGGGGCAGCGCAAGGCCGAGTCCGGCATCACGGAGCGGGGTCTGAAGCTCGCGGAATGA
- a CDS encoding carbohydrate ABC transporter permease — translation MALPLARPTRRPPSAKSRRPSARPSARPPARRPARSPSASRLRRSQRRTAALLITPFFVLFAVVMAAPIGYAVWMSLFQERSSGLGFGGTEQVFAGFGNYTKALADAGFRASFAHIALYCALYIPVMIGGSLALALLVDSALARAKRFFQLALFLPHAIPGLIASIIWIYLYTPGLSPVLEWIGAFGGSWDFYRNDHVLASLVNLSAWQWMGYNMVIFYAALQAVPREVIEAAVVDGAGALRTALQIKVPMIASAIVMTVLFTCVGAIQIFTEPKLLNQRGAPSIDTEWSPTLFIWKAGFVRHDYGLAAAASLMLAALGVVLSYLVTRLGNRWKAATS, via the coding sequence GTGGCACTACCCCTGGCCCGCCCCACCCGCCGACCGCCGTCGGCCAAGAGCCGCCGCCCCTCGGCCCGCCCCTCGGCCCGCCCCCCGGCCCGGCGTCCGGCCCGGTCCCCGAGCGCCTCCCGTCTCCGGCGCAGTCAGCGGCGCACGGCCGCCCTGCTCATCACACCGTTCTTCGTGCTGTTCGCCGTGGTCATGGCGGCCCCCATCGGCTACGCCGTGTGGATGAGCCTGTTCCAGGAGCGCTCCTCCGGGCTCGGGTTCGGCGGCACCGAACAGGTCTTCGCCGGCTTCGGCAACTACACCAAAGCCCTGGCCGACGCCGGCTTCCGTGCCTCCTTCGCGCACATCGCGCTCTACTGCGCCCTGTACATCCCGGTCATGATCGGCGGCTCCCTCGCCTTGGCCCTCCTGGTCGATTCGGCCCTCGCCCGCGCCAAGCGTTTCTTCCAACTCGCCCTGTTCCTGCCGCACGCGATCCCCGGACTGATCGCATCGATCATCTGGATCTACCTGTACACGCCGGGGCTGAGCCCGGTGCTCGAATGGATCGGCGCGTTCGGCGGTTCCTGGGACTTCTACCGCAACGATCATGTGCTCGCATCACTGGTCAATCTGAGCGCCTGGCAGTGGATGGGCTACAACATGGTCATCTTCTACGCCGCCCTGCAGGCCGTTCCGCGCGAAGTGATCGAAGCGGCCGTCGTGGACGGTGCCGGCGCACTGCGCACCGCTCTGCAGATCAAGGTGCCGATGATCGCCTCCGCGATCGTCATGACCGTTCTGTTCACCTGCGTGGGTGCGATCCAGATCTTCACCGAGCCGAAGCTCCTCAACCAGCGCGGAGCACCTTCTATCGACACCGAGTGGTCCCCGACCCTGTTCATCTGGAAGGCCGGTTTCGTGCGCCACGACTACGGCCTGGCCGCCGCCGCGTCCCTGATGCTGGCCGCCCTCGGCGTAGTCCTCTCCTACCTCGTCACCCGGCTCGGCAACCGGTGGAAGGCAGCCACGTCATGA
- a CDS encoding Gfo/Idh/MocA family protein: MSRTPHRRTAVVGTGHRAQTFTRALAARSGHFVAALCDPSPTRMAFHNRLLAEAGAPAATQWAPDRFTDMLAEEDIDEVVVTTVDAEHDRYIVPALEAGCRVVTEKPMTVDAERCARILDTVRDTGNSLTVAFNYRFNPVHEKVRDLLADGAIGEVVSVHFEWLLDVRHGADYFRRWHREKRHSGGLMVHKSGHHFDLVNWWLADEPRDVFGYGRLGFYGPAAGERHGLRRDYDRAHGADQAADDPFALDLAADDTLRALYLDAEQDDGYVRDRNVFGGPVSIEDDMAVLVRYAGGATMTYHLTAYSPWEGYRVMFNGSEGRLELEVEESRWQSPRTRIGSGSGAVHGDTAAEHAGGVRLTLRPLWRPPLDVALVTAHEAHGGGDPRMLDALFGPVDPARAATRGRRHPRWRIPRPPNATARWPWPSGSPPISASRRDGPSPYRS, encoded by the coding sequence ATGAGCCGAACTCCCCACCGTCGCACCGCCGTTGTCGGCACCGGCCACCGTGCCCAGACCTTCACCCGGGCCCTCGCCGCACGCTCGGGCCACTTCGTCGCCGCCCTCTGCGACCCCAGCCCCACCCGGATGGCCTTCCACAACCGGCTGCTGGCCGAGGCCGGCGCACCCGCCGCCACCCAGTGGGCGCCGGACCGCTTCACCGACATGCTCGCCGAAGAGGACATCGACGAGGTCGTCGTCACCACCGTCGACGCGGAACACGATCGCTACATCGTCCCTGCCCTGGAAGCGGGCTGCCGCGTCGTGACCGAGAAACCGATGACGGTCGACGCGGAGCGCTGCGCCCGCATCCTCGACACGGTCCGGGACACCGGCAACTCCCTCACCGTCGCCTTCAACTACCGCTTCAACCCCGTGCACGAGAAGGTCCGCGACCTGCTCGCCGACGGCGCGATCGGCGAGGTCGTCTCCGTCCACTTCGAGTGGCTGCTCGACGTACGCCACGGCGCCGACTACTTCCGCCGCTGGCACCGGGAGAAGCGCCACAGCGGCGGCCTGATGGTGCACAAGTCAGGCCACCACTTCGACCTGGTCAACTGGTGGCTCGCGGACGAGCCGAGGGACGTCTTCGGCTACGGGCGGCTCGGTTTCTACGGCCCTGCCGCGGGCGAGCGCCACGGGCTGCGCCGGGACTACGACCGTGCCCACGGCGCCGACCAGGCCGCCGACGACCCCTTCGCCCTGGACCTGGCGGCCGACGACACCCTGCGTGCCCTCTATCTCGACGCCGAGCAGGACGACGGGTACGTGCGCGACCGCAACGTGTTCGGCGGGCCCGTCTCCATCGAGGACGACATGGCCGTCCTCGTGCGGTACGCCGGGGGCGCGACGATGACGTACCACCTCACCGCGTACTCCCCGTGGGAGGGCTACCGGGTCATGTTCAACGGCAGCGAGGGACGGCTGGAACTCGAGGTGGAGGAGAGCCGTTGGCAGTCGCCCCGGACCCGGATCGGCTCCGGCAGCGGTGCCGTGCACGGGGACACGGCGGCCGAGCACGCGGGTGGCGTCCGGCTCACGCTGCGTCCGCTGTGGCGGCCTCCGCTGGACGTTGCGCTCGTGACCGCCCACGAGGCGCACGGCGGGGGTGACCCGCGCATGCTGGACGCCCTCTTCGGCCCCGTCGATCCGGCGCGGGCGGCGACTCGGGGACGGCGGCACCCGCGGTGGCGCATCCCACGGCCACCGAACGCGACGGCGCGCTGGCCCTGGCCGTCGGGCTCGCCGCCAATCAGTGCTTCGAGACGGGACGGCCCGTCGCCGTACCGGAGTTGA
- a CDS encoding substrate-binding domain-containing protein has translation MRLHVDQRHERVLELVRERGSLRVSELAVELGVSAVTLRRDVEALAAQGRVHRLHGAVVWPGDTAVEGRERSEGAEGAVIGMIVPTTSYIFADIVRGAREAVAAQGGRLVLGVSGYVDAEDPVQAEHLLSGGAQGLLVAPSWFGGVPEDGQEKWLLARDVPAVLVERLAPPGNPAAVLDRVRTDRAHGAAVAVGHFASLGHRRITAVLQEGPHATQITAGYQAAVQALGLDVDKGAPTVREHGDYEASVDYLVEAVKKRRVTAALVHSDEDAIVLVPRLQACGIRVPDDLALIAYEDEVAGLSDVPLTAVAPPTRAVGEMAAKLLLERLAERRSGREPGPRQHLDLLPELRIRSSCGGETVTE, from the coding sequence ATGCGACTGCACGTCGACCAGCGTCATGAGCGGGTGCTCGAACTCGTCCGGGAGCGGGGCAGCCTCCGGGTCTCCGAACTCGCCGTCGAACTCGGCGTCTCGGCGGTCACCCTGCGGCGTGACGTGGAGGCGCTCGCCGCACAGGGCCGGGTGCATCGGCTGCACGGTGCGGTGGTGTGGCCGGGGGATACGGCCGTCGAAGGGCGGGAGCGGTCGGAGGGCGCCGAGGGCGCGGTGATCGGAATGATCGTTCCGACCACGAGCTACATCTTCGCGGACATCGTCCGCGGCGCCCGCGAGGCCGTGGCGGCGCAAGGCGGCCGCTTGGTCCTGGGGGTGTCCGGATACGTCGATGCCGAGGACCCCGTCCAGGCCGAGCACCTTCTCTCGGGCGGCGCGCAGGGACTGCTCGTCGCGCCCAGCTGGTTCGGCGGAGTCCCCGAGGACGGCCAGGAGAAGTGGCTGCTGGCGCGCGATGTGCCCGCTGTCCTGGTCGAACGCCTGGCCCCGCCCGGCAACCCCGCCGCGGTGCTGGACCGGGTGCGCACCGACCGCGCCCACGGCGCCGCCGTCGCCGTCGGGCACTTCGCGAGCCTCGGGCACCGCAGGATCACCGCCGTCCTGCAGGAGGGCCCCCACGCCACCCAGATCACCGCCGGTTACCAGGCGGCCGTGCAGGCCCTGGGCCTCGACGTGGACAAGGGCGCCCCGACCGTGCGCGAACACGGGGACTACGAGGCCAGCGTCGACTACCTCGTCGAGGCGGTGAAGAAGCGTCGCGTCACCGCCGCGCTGGTGCACAGCGACGAGGACGCGATCGTGCTGGTGCCGCGGCTGCAGGCGTGCGGCATCCGGGTCCCGGACGACCTCGCGCTGATCGCGTACGAGGACGAGGTGGCCGGCCTCTCCGACGTACCGCTCACCGCCGTCGCGCCCCCCACGCGCGCGGTGGGGGAGATGGCCGCCAAGCTGCTGCTGGAGCGCCTCGCGGAACGCCGGAGCGGACGGGAGCCGGGCCCGCGCCAACACCTCGACCTGCTCCCGGAGTTGAGGATCCGTTCCTCCTGTGGCGGTGAAACGGTCACCGAATGA
- a CDS encoding hydroxyacid dehydrogenase, protein MGSEVHRRLLAENALDRLHQVALVDVTTTVTDLTTADAHQLARAEVLFTHWGALPLTEDALHRMPRLRAVVHAAGSVKHHITDAVWRRGITVSSAAAANALPVAEFTLAAILFANKRVLDVARAYATARTRPDLLPYYSGYGNYHRTVGIVGASRIGRRVIDLLRPLDLDVLLHDPYLDPEQARALGAAHVGLDDLVRRSDVVSIHAPQLPETHHMFDARRIALLKDGATLVNTARGSLVDTDALTAHLVTGRIHAVLDVTEPEAPPADSPLYSLPNVLLTPHIAGSLGNELGRMTDWAVDEVARYAQGLPFAYEVAPEELTRSA, encoded by the coding sequence ATGGGCTCCGAGGTCCACCGCCGACTGCTCGCGGAGAACGCACTCGACCGCCTCCACCAGGTCGCCCTCGTCGACGTCACGACCACCGTCACCGACCTCACCACCGCGGATGCCCATCAACTCGCCCGCGCCGAAGTCCTGTTCACTCACTGGGGCGCACTCCCGCTCACCGAGGACGCGCTGCACCGGATGCCCCGGTTGCGCGCGGTCGTTCACGCGGCAGGCTCCGTCAAGCACCACATCACCGACGCCGTCTGGCGCCGCGGCATCACCGTCTCCTCCGCGGCCGCCGCCAACGCCCTGCCCGTCGCCGAATTCACCCTCGCCGCCATCCTGTTCGCGAACAAACGCGTCCTCGACGTCGCCCGCGCCTACGCCACCGCACGAACCCGCCCCGACCTGCTGCCGTACTACAGCGGCTACGGCAACTACCACCGCACCGTCGGTATCGTCGGCGCCTCCCGCATCGGCCGCCGCGTCATCGACCTGCTGCGCCCGCTCGACCTCGACGTCCTCCTCCACGACCCCTATCTCGACCCCGAGCAGGCGCGCGCCCTCGGCGCAGCACACGTCGGCCTCGACGATCTCGTCCGGCGCAGCGACGTGGTCTCCATCCACGCGCCCCAACTCCCCGAGACGCACCACATGTTCGACGCGCGCCGGATCGCCCTCCTGAAGGACGGCGCCACGCTCGTCAACACCGCCCGCGGCAGCCTCGTCGACACCGACGCCCTCACCGCGCACCTGGTCACCGGCCGTATCCACGCCGTCCTCGACGTCACCGAACCCGAGGCACCGCCGGCGGACTCGCCGCTGTACTCCCTGCCCAACGTGCTCCTCACCCCGCACATCGCGGGCTCCCTCGGCAATGAACTCGGCCGCATGACCGACTGGGCGGTCGACGAGGTCGCTCGGTACGCCCAGGGTCTGCCCTTCGCGTACGAGGTCGCGCCGGAGGAGCTGACCCGCTCCGCATGA
- a CDS encoding Zn-ribbon domain-containing OB-fold protein: MYHHSGSVVTRQTAGSATGVLDPAAPATEAVLFQRCTWCGTAMYHRLLCPVCQGSDLRTERSEGVGTVRHSTVVHRNTPAARNVSLVEMAEGFVVRGRVMGPPIGIHSGDRVRLSTAKDPVRGEPVFQLIDEPYRAWT; encoded by the coding sequence GTGTACCACCACTCAGGAAGCGTTGTTACTCGTCAGACCGCAGGTTCCGCGACCGGTGTACTCGACCCCGCGGCCCCGGCCACGGAGGCGGTCCTCTTCCAGCGCTGCACCTGGTGCGGCACGGCGATGTACCACCGGCTGCTGTGTCCGGTCTGCCAGGGCAGTGATCTGCGCACGGAGCGCAGCGAGGGCGTGGGGACGGTACGTCACTCGACGGTGGTCCACCGCAACACCCCCGCCGCGCGCAATGTGTCGCTCGTCGAGATGGCCGAGGGCTTCGTCGTGCGCGGACGGGTCATGGGCCCGCCCATCGGCATCCACAGCGGCGACCGGGTCCGGCTGTCCACGGCGAAGGACCCGGTCCGGGGCGAGCCGGTGTTCCAGCTGATCGACGAGCCCTACCGCGCCTGGACCTGA
- a CDS encoding TetR family transcriptional regulator — MREALVAAAFQLFPERGYEQTTVDDIVALAGVGRRSFFRYFPSKEDVVFPDHERCLADMTAFLAASGPDHEPVRRVCDAARLVLRMYAENPTFSVQRYRLTKKVPGLRAYELSVVWRYERALAEYLRERLAARRDGTLQADVIAAAVVAAHNNALRSWLRSDGQDDAGAAVDHALGYVQSAFGAASPPGPAGDEEPEDVVVVVSRRGAPLWRVVQEIETTLGRD; from the coding sequence ATGCGGGAGGCACTGGTCGCGGCGGCTTTCCAGCTGTTCCCGGAGCGGGGCTACGAGCAGACGACCGTCGACGACATCGTGGCGCTGGCCGGTGTCGGCCGTCGGTCGTTCTTCCGCTACTTCCCCTCCAAGGAGGACGTGGTCTTCCCCGACCACGAGCGGTGCCTCGCCGACATGACCGCGTTCCTCGCCGCGAGCGGCCCGGACCACGAGCCGGTGCGCCGGGTGTGCGACGCGGCCCGGCTGGTGCTGCGCATGTACGCCGAGAACCCGACCTTCTCGGTGCAGCGCTACCGGCTCACCAAGAAGGTGCCGGGGCTGCGCGCCTACGAGCTGTCGGTGGTGTGGCGCTACGAGCGCGCCCTGGCCGAGTATCTGCGCGAGCGCCTCGCCGCCCGGCGCGACGGAACCCTGCAGGCCGATGTGATCGCCGCCGCCGTGGTCGCGGCGCACAACAACGCGCTGCGCTCCTGGCTGCGCTCGGACGGCCAGGACGACGCCGGCGCCGCGGTGGACCACGCCCTGGGGTATGTGCAGTCCGCCTTCGGCGCCGCCTCTCCCCCCGGCCCCGCAGGTGACGAGGAACCCGAGGACGTGGTGGTCGTCGTGTCCCGGCGCGGCGCGCCGCTGTGGCGGGTCGTCCAGGAGATCGAGACCACGCTCGGACGCGACTGA
- a CDS encoding HAD-IA family hydrolase encodes MQNTTHRVLVVGVDGVRLDVLNRLPTPHLDALAAEGFLTPVEVDADTPTMSGPCWATVVTGVTVAKHGVWSNDLTGHRLDVFPDFATRLAVQDGRRTFVAAGWRPLMQAHEGGPLFRSPSRTAYVSPTADTPEAWEHCDEQITDAAARMLADAADDTVASFVYLGAPDETAHVLGCGEAYEHAIRRADARLGRLLAAVRSRPSYADEHWTFLVVTDHGHVDAGGHGGRTPEERTAWLAAAGPGIGGSAPRPLRHADVAAQVFAALGRHPDRHWTLDGRPFAAAPHAVLLDMDGTLVDTESLWLRTVRETVPRIGTDDLFDALGRSAAEAAARLQPLTGGDPNALAADLETRFLAAVQREAPPLPGALELLDLLRELGIPTALVSASSRPVVDAVLKILGAHGFRTTVAEGETPRTKPAADPYLAAARALGVDAAACLAVEDSPTGVAAAEAAGCRVLAVPSYAPVEPGPRRTVRRGLEGIGRQELWSAGL; translated from the coding sequence GTGCAGAACACCACCCACCGCGTCCTCGTCGTCGGCGTCGACGGCGTACGCCTGGACGTACTGAACCGCCTGCCCACCCCCCACCTCGACGCCCTGGCCGCCGAAGGCTTCCTCACCCCGGTCGAGGTGGACGCCGATACGCCCACCATGTCGGGTCCCTGCTGGGCGACCGTCGTCACCGGCGTGACGGTCGCCAAGCACGGTGTGTGGAGCAACGACCTCACCGGCCACCGCCTCGACGTCTTCCCTGACTTCGCCACCCGCCTCGCGGTGCAGGACGGCCGTCGCACCTTCGTCGCCGCCGGCTGGCGGCCCCTGATGCAGGCACACGAGGGCGGCCCCCTCTTCCGCTCCCCGTCCAGGACCGCGTACGTCTCCCCGACGGCGGACACCCCCGAAGCCTGGGAACACTGCGACGAGCAGATCACCGACGCGGCCGCCCGCATGCTGGCCGACGCCGCCGACGACACGGTGGCGTCCTTCGTCTACCTCGGCGCACCCGACGAGACCGCGCACGTCCTGGGCTGCGGCGAGGCATACGAGCACGCGATCCGCCGTGCCGACGCACGCCTCGGCCGACTGCTCGCCGCCGTGCGCTCCCGGCCCTCATACGCCGACGAACACTGGACCTTCCTCGTCGTCACCGACCACGGCCACGTCGACGCGGGCGGCCACGGCGGTCGTACGCCCGAGGAGCGCACCGCATGGCTGGCCGCGGCCGGCCCGGGGATCGGCGGCTCGGCGCCGCGTCCCCTGCGCCACGCCGATGTCGCGGCCCAGGTGTTCGCCGCCCTGGGCCGCCACCCCGACCGGCACTGGACGCTCGACGGCCGTCCCTTCGCCGCCGCCCCGCACGCCGTGCTCCTCGACATGGACGGCACGCTCGTCGACACCGAGTCGCTGTGGCTGCGCACGGTCCGTGAGACCGTGCCCCGGATCGGCACCGACGACCTGTTCGACGCCCTGGGCCGCTCGGCCGCCGAGGCCGCCGCCCGCCTCCAGCCCCTGACCGGCGGCGATCCGAACGCACTCGCCGCGGACTTGGAAACCCGCTTTCTGGCGGCCGTGCAACGCGAGGCGCCCCCGCTCCCCGGTGCCCTGGAACTCCTCGACCTGCTCCGGGAGTTGGGCATCCCGACCGCGCTCGTCTCGGCGTCATCGAGGCCGGTCGTGGACGCCGTACTGAAGATCCTGGGCGCCCACGGATTCCGTACGACGGTCGCCGAAGGCGAGACACCTCGCACCAAGCCCGCCGCCGACCCCTACCTCGCCGCCGCCCGGGCTCTCGGGGTGGACGCGGCCGCCTGCCTCGCCGTCGAGGACTCACCGACGGGCGTCGCGGCCGCCGAGGCGGCGGGCTGCCGCGTGCTGGCCGTCCCGTCGTACGCGCCCGTCGAGCCCGGTCCTCGGCGCACCGTGCGCCGTGGCCTGGAAGGAATCGGCAGGCAGGAACTGTGGTCGGCGGGGCTGTGA
- a CDS encoding carbohydrate ABC transporter permease, whose translation MSTLTHDTAPATQPSASPRPATTAPRRTTPNALLSKGAVNGLLIIAAGYTLLPVTWLLFAATKNHRDLFATSGFAFGDFNLLANLRHVLTFNDGIYLRWFGNSVLYSVVGSAASTLICVATGYAFDKYDFHGKEKLFGLVLGGVLVPTTVIQLPMYLLATKAGIVNTYWALLLPALVNPFGVYLARVFSEGYVPNEVLEAARVDGAGELRTFARVSLPMLAPGFMTIFLFSFTASWNNFFGALVMLNDEQLYPVNLGLFMWNSVTQQQPEFYSLVITGSLVAVVPLVVAFVCLQRFWRSGLTAGAVK comes from the coding sequence ATGAGCACCCTCACCCACGACACCGCACCCGCCACACAGCCGTCCGCCAGCCCCCGGCCCGCAACGACCGCCCCCCGCCGCACCACCCCGAACGCCCTGCTCTCCAAGGGCGCCGTCAACGGCCTGCTGATCATCGCCGCCGGCTACACACTCCTGCCCGTCACCTGGCTGCTCTTCGCCGCCACCAAGAACCACCGCGACCTCTTCGCCACCTCCGGCTTCGCCTTCGGCGACTTCAACCTCCTCGCCAACCTGCGCCACGTCCTCACCTTCAACGACGGCATCTATCTGCGCTGGTTCGGCAACAGCGTCCTCTACTCCGTCGTCGGATCCGCCGCCTCCACACTCATCTGTGTCGCCACCGGCTACGCCTTCGACAAGTACGACTTCCACGGCAAGGAGAAGCTGTTCGGCCTGGTCCTCGGCGGCGTCCTCGTCCCCACCACCGTCATCCAGCTGCCGATGTACCTGCTCGCCACCAAGGCCGGCATCGTCAACACCTACTGGGCGCTGCTCCTGCCCGCCCTGGTCAACCCCTTCGGCGTCTACCTCGCCCGCGTCTTCTCCGAGGGCTACGTCCCGAACGAGGTCCTCGAAGCGGCCCGCGTCGACGGCGCCGGCGAACTGCGCACCTTCGCCCGCGTCTCCCTGCCCATGTTGGCGCCGGGCTTCATGACGATCTTCCTGTTCTCCTTCACCGCCAGCTGGAACAACTTCTTCGGCGCCCTGGTCATGCTCAACGACGAGCAGCTCTATCCCGTCAACCTGGGCCTGTTCATGTGGAACAGCGTCACCCAGCAACAGCCCGAGTTCTACTCGCTCGTGATCACGGGCTCGCTCGTCGCCGTCGTCCCGCTCGTCGTCGCCTTCGTCTGCCTGCAGCGCTTCTGGCGCTCCGGCCTGACCGCGGGCGCGGTGAAATGA